Below is a genomic region from Rosa chinensis cultivar Old Blush chromosome 5, RchiOBHm-V2, whole genome shotgun sequence.
CCACACCCCTTGACAAACACAAGAAGCAGCAGCAATGAACTCGGCCTCTGTTGTGGAGAGTGTCACTACTGGTTGCTTCTTGGAACTCCATGTTGCAGCTCTGGAACTTAGCTTAAACACATACCCAGAGGTGCTTTTGCGGTCCTCAATATCTCTCGCATAATCACTGTCAGAAAAAGCAATCAAATTCTCTCATCCCCCTCTCTTGTAATGTACCCCCATCTCAGTTGTTCCCTTCAAATACCGGAAAATCCTCTTCACTGCCTGTTAATGTAATTCAGTTGGCACTTCCATGAAACGACTCACCAAGCTCACTACATACATGAGGTCGGGTCTGGTGATAGTCAGATACATAAGACTGCCCACCATTTGCTTATAAGTGGTGGGATCGACCTTAGTACCTCCTTCATCTTTCACGAGTTTGCATCCTGGCACCATGAGGTTTTTCACTGAATTATAATGCTCCATTCCGAACCTTTCAAGTACCTCATTTGCATATTTTTTCTGATTGATGAAAATTCCAGCTGAACTTTGCACCACTTCCACTCCAAGGAAGTACTTCATCCTTCCAAGATCTGACATATCAAATTCACGCCTCATCGAGCCCTTGAATTCCTCAAACATCTTCTCACATTCCCTGTAAAAATAAGGTCATCCACGTAGAGACTGACTATGAGAATTCTTCCTTCTTcaccacactttacgaataggGTGTGCTCACTTAGGCATCTTTCAAAACCTTGTTTGATGAAGTAAGACTCTATTTTACTAAACTAAGCTCGTGGGGCTTGTTTCAGCCCGTACAATGCCTTCTTCAATCTATACACTTTGTTCTCTGCCTCCTTTACTTCATATCCTCGTGGTTGCTcaacaaagacttcttcattaATCTCTCCATGCAAGAAAGCAATTTTTACGTCGAGTTGAAACACTACCCAATTCCTGCTAGTTGCAATTGCAAGTATCAATCTAATAGTGTCCCAACGAGCAACAGGGGCAAATACCTCAGTGTAGTCAATGTCGGCTTGTTGTGTATACCCCTTCGCCACGAGCCGAGCTTTGAATTTGTCCACTTCTCCTTTCTCGTTTAGCTTTGTCTTAAAGATCCACTTTACACCAATCTTCTTAGCTTCTTTTGGCAACTCAATTAATTCCCATGTGCCATTTTTTTCATTGGACTTAATTTCCAGGTCCATGGCCTCTCTCCATGTAGCACTCTTCACAGCCTCTTCAAATGTTGTTGGATCACTTGAAGAGGTAAACATAACCAGCTGCTGCAATTCCTCTTCTTCTGACAAGCCTTCGCCGCTTACGTGGTCCTTCATCCATGGTGGTTCTCTTCTGACCCTCCCTTGAGTAGGATTAGTTGTATGAATTTGAGCTGGACCTGTGTCTTCTGCTGAATCAGTTGTCATGGAAGAACTTGAACCATCTACCTCATCTTGCTCAATCtgtccttctccttcttcttcatacACAATTTCTTCTTCGTCTCCCCACTCAAGTATGTCACACCGAGCCTCTTCAGCTGTTTTTCCCTagttccatttttctttttcttcaaatacCACATCACGACTAATGACTATTTTCTTTGATTCCAGATCATACATCTGAAAGGCTTTGGATTCTTCACTTGCACCCAAAAACACACACTTGAAGCTCTTGTTATCTAGTTTCTGCCTTTTCTGATCTGGTATATGGACATGCCCGATACAACCGAACACTTTGAAATGCTCCACTGAGGGCTAGTGTCCACTCCATGCTTCTTCGGGAGTTTTGTCCTTCACTGCCAATGTGGGACAACGATTGAGCACATACACCGCCCAGTTTGTTGCTTCTGGCCAGAACTCCTTGGGAACCATTTTGTCATTCAGCATGCATCGTACGATGTTCATTAGGGTTCGGTTCCTCCTCTCTGCAACCCCGTTTTGTTGAGGGGTGAAGGCTGCATTGAGTTGTCTACCATTCCCATTTAAACTGCAATAACTATTAAACTCCAATGAGGTGAACTCCCCACCCCGGTCAGTACGTAAACAACGAATGTAATTCCCTGTTTCTTTCTCGACCATGCTTTTGAATTTCTTAAATGTAGTAAATGCCTCTGACTTAGCATGCAAGAAATATGTCCACATCTTACGACTATAATCATCTATGAAAGTGATTATGTACCTCTTGTGACTATTTGATTCAGGAGTAATTGGACCGCAAAGGTCTGAATGCACAAGCTGTAATAGTTGAGAGGCTCTCCACATGCTTTTCTTGGGGAATGGATCACGGtgctgtttgacaatgacacaATCAGTACATAACTTAGATGAGGCTTTGAGTATTGGCTAACCCTTGACCAGCTTTCTATAAGACAACGTCCTCAGCCCTTTCAAGTTCAGGTGGCCAAATCTCCGATGCCACAAGTGCGTTGTTGTATCCTCAGATGTCAATTGAAAGCAAGCTGGTCCTGGAGCATGAGTAGGCATAGATGCAAGCAACACAAACATTCTATTTGCTGACATATTTGTTTGCATAATTAACCCTCTTATTGGATGATAGATTTTGCAGACATTATGTTGAATCTTTTTCTTGAAGTTGACCAATACTGAGTAAATTACTCTTGAGCTCAGGAATGTAAAATACCTCAGTTATTACTTGAGTTACTCTATGCACTCCTATCTTGATAGTTCCCTTTCCCATGACCGTCATCCTTGTGTTGTTACCGAGTTTTACTTGTTGCCTGAAGGTCTCATCTAGTGCCACAAACCATTCCTTGTCACCACTCATGTGGTTACTGCAACCGGAATCCAAAAACCACACTTCCTTTCTTCTAGAATTGTGTATCTCGACATAGGCCATAAGAAgcatttcttgttcttcatcaaATTCCGCATAATTGGCATGTTTTTCCCAGCTGGGACACTCGTACTGAAAATGTCCCAACTTGTGACACTTAAAGCACTCAATTACAGCCTTGTTAAACGACTGTCTCCCTCTACCCTTGCCTCGGCCTCCTCTGATCACAGCTCTTCCTCTGCCTCCTCCTGCTCTATCTTCATGAGTAATTTTCAGAGCCTGCTCTTCTTCAATACGGCTCTTCATTCTCTGCTCATGAACGAGAAGGCTACTCTGTAGCTCATCAATTGTCATTGTCTCCAAGTTATTGGATTCTTCGATCGAGCACACCACATAGTCAAACTTTGGAACCATGGACCTCAAGATTTTCTCATTAATGACATTTTCTTTCATACTCTCACCACAGGCTTTCATGTTTTTAGCTATAGCAAGAGTATGCCCAAAAAATGCATTGACTGTCTCTCCCTCCTTCATCTTGAGAACTTCGAAGTCTCTGCGTAGAGCCTGCAGCTGTGCTCTCTTCACCCTCGTTGAGCCTTGGAACTTCTGCTTCATAGAATCCCAAATTTGCTTGGCTGTATCATCATGGAGGATGGTTTCCATGATTTCTCGATCGATGGCTTGATAAAGATAATTCTTTATCTTCAAATCCTTCAGCTTCTGCTCCTTAATTAGCTTGATTTGTGCTTCTGTAGGTTCTGCTTCCTCCGGTACTGTCGAAATTCCATCCTCTACCAGGCTCCAGTACTCTTTGGAGCCAAGGAAATTCTCCATCAGCTTTGCCCAATGTTCATAGAAGCCATCAAACTTGGGAATGGCAGGTTGCACATACTTGCCATTGTTGCTTTCTGCCATCACTACTAAAAAAACCACATATAAGGACTCCATATaaggacattttttttttcttcaccgaGCCCTAATAAGCTTATGACGACGAGTTAAAAAAACAGGAGCAATAGTTTGCTCCCCCGCctaatttttttgtcaaaagtTGAACTTCCCACCTTTTTTTTCCAACACATATTCGCACTTTGGCCTCTATTTTTCAGTTGACCCCTCGCTCTCTCTGTGCATCTCTTCCTCGTCGAGCACATTGGAGCTCTGATTCTTCAGCTCTGAGTGAAACAGATCTCACCACAGATGgatatctctctcttcttcccgatCTGTCTACACCTTTCTCTTTTTGCCATATCTATATGCTCTATGCAGATCATAATGTGACGGTGGCTTTCTCCTATATGCTCTTCCCGTTGTCTCTCCCCAAACCTACAACCTAGCCGCTGTCCCTTGACGCCTCCGACCCCCTCCAAGATGCCATTGAAGTGAACGACGAGTTGTACGTCGCGCACACAATTAGGAACCTCTGCTAGATCTTTCCGTTAAGCCCTTCATCAATGGCGGAGCCTCTGGTATGCTCACTAGCTGATCATCCAACCCATCGATACGATCAAGGTGAGTGTTGAAATTCATCAAGATTGTAACTTTTGTGAGATCTGGATTGGACCCATGATTCCAACTCAGGTCTTTGAGCTTAAAGTTGGTTTCTTTTGATCAATTTCAGATCTATGATTTGTGGGTCTATTTCGGATTTTGGTTTTTTGTAGTGGGGAAGAACGAACACAGAGCAGGCATGCCTTTCTTATTACTCTCTGACCATATTTATGTCTTTTGGGTTTTGCTCTAAATGTTTATTGAAACTCTCCGTTCTGTGTTGCAGTGCTGAGAAGGCTGGGAGTGAAGGGCGTGGAGATAAAGAAACCAGAGCAGCTCAAAACCGTGGCCTCACTCATAATCCCTAGAGGAGAGAGCACCACCATGGCTAAGCTCGCCGAGTACCACAACCTGGTCTTTCTATCACTCACCCAAACAATCTCtattatttgttgttttgtttaaagCTAGCTTTTAACTTTATTACTCCTGGGCTCAATATGTATATGCCTGCTTCTGCAATTGTCGATACTTTTAGTATATCAGTAAATGGGGATTAGATGAAAATGAGGACTGTTCTAGAAATGGTGTAATTTGGCTATATGGGTTTTGttctttggtgctttgggtaTATAGGAGTGGTGGAATTTTGAACTATATCGGCTTGCCTAATATAATCACAAATGACACAGGAGATAAAGGAAATGAAGTAGATTATAGCATTATTTGAACATCCTAGTTCATTTTGTTGTAGTTAGAATTtgattagaaaaaagaaaagcaagtgGTTTTGTCTCTCAACAGAATCAATTAAGTCTTTTCAATAGATTCTGAAGATTGGTTTTGTCTCTCAGCTCatccaaaatctgcagcatccgaCTGAGACACAGAACCAAGTCAGGTAGCTTATCTCCTTTTAGTTCTTCATTTCTGAATACTTTCATCCCCATTTTGTTTATGTTTAGTTTATGATGAAAAATGTAGGTgatctttattttctttgatttgagCCCTCAATTAAACATGTGCTCTGATTTTGGAGCCATTTCCTTTGAGAAAGAAACAATACTTGGATTACATTATAAAAATGAAGTGCTGCTTCACCTTCCATTTTGTTTAATAATGGTTTTCATGTCTTTAGCAACATGAAAGCTGACGTGAAACTTCAGCATCAATAGATAAGTTCTTTAGTTTTATGTTTTGCTAGTGTTGAATGGTTAATTAGTATATGTGGGGCTTCCTCTTGTCCCGTGTATATATTGATGGTGATGGAGACTGTTGGTATTTACAATTTGACAATTCCAATGTCCAAAGCAGTCTGTGAATTGAAAAatttatagatttttttggcaTATTACAGAGTTAACattctttgttgttttctttccaTTGCACCTACCTTCAAGTTTTGTATATCAGTCCAATACTCATCTTATTGCTTTGCTAGTTTTGTTTCCAGAGGTTGCTCTTTGTGCAGCTATTGTAGCTAATCTCAACACGAAGAGTTGTATACTTTGCATGATTGATCATTATACAAGTCCAGATTACTGAAGGACCAAATTCTCAGATAAAAAGTTATATTTAGTTTGTGGATCTGCCTGATTGTGAAATTGATGGAGGGTGCAATTAGGTGCTCCACCAACTATGTTCCTCTTTCTCTGATCAGCTTCCTGGAGCGCTCAGCCATAGTCTACAGAGACATACCCTCTATTATGTATGGAGACATCGTCTACACTTGGAGACAGACACTTGAACGATGCACCAGACTTGCTTCTGCTCTTGCCCAACTTGGAATTTCTCGAGGCGATGTGGTAAGAAACTGAGaacttttaatgtttttttctcTGTTTGTCACCATTATTGACTACTTTGCAATTGCATGTTATTGTTTTTTTAAGTTCAGAGTTGGGAAGTGTTGGCTTATCTCTGAATAGCTCGCTAAGAGATCGGATTAGATTGGGTTTTAACTGTACTAATTTTGCAACAAATTTTAACTTGTGAAACATCCAATTAGATATTTACACAGTGATGTAGAGGAGGCTGGTTGTGATTGACAAGTTGTTGGTTTTGTGTCTTccacatgattttttttttgggctaaaatCATTCACATAGGATTGGAATTTGAATACCATGATCAAGAACAAACAAAGAGGCGGggacatgaaccaaaacccCTCAACCAAAAACAGATGGCATAAAGCCAAATGAGCAAAAAGCCATAAGGCGAATACAAAGTAATAACATGAAGCTTGAAATATGTAAAGCATGCTTAGATCAAAGGTTCAGTCTTACAGTTTGCGTCCTACTTCGGATAGGATAATGAGCATGCATGCTAATAGCTTGTCAAAAAGCTTAGATTAGATAGGTTTTTCCTTTGTTTATCTCTTTTTTGTTCCTATTTTGTTTGAGAATGCTACAACTTGTGCACATCCCATCCGTAAATGATCACTGTTTTAAAGACAAGGGTGGTTGTGATTGGTAGGTTCCTGGTCTTGTTCTTCGCATGTGATTGAACTTTGAAGATCATGATCACTTTTAGTCGTGTGCTACTCATTGCTTTAAGCTAATGAATTTGCATCTGCATCACCATGTTCAGCCTACTTCGAATAGATGCAGCTGAAGTATTTGTCTTTTAAAGTTTGTCCTTAAGGAGTGTTTGACTAAATCACACACAAAATTCTTATTGATAAATGTTGAGCCCTACAGTTGAACCAAACTTGAATACATTACTAACATTACTGTTTTGGACCTTGTAGAATGCATTTGAGCTCGCCTTCTTCGTTTGGGTTCCAGTAAGTTTTTCTTTCCCATCCTCCAGATTTTCCTTTAGGACATTAATATTGAATCTGGACATTAATAGTTTATAGTGATCAACATGACCATTGAATCTTAGTTTTGTTTCTTCTTAGATCCTTCTTAGCTACGCGTTGTACAATTTCTTTATGATTTGGGGATTCATTTGAATGTAATAACTACAGTTAGAACAAAGTTTTCTTTTCAGCCCTAATTCAACTTTCTTTTGCTGAGTTCATTTTTTGGAAATGTCAATTGTATGTTAtacaacaatagaaatcattaagTGAAACGTTTAGAAGTAATCTGTCCTTTCAAAGACTTTGTCAGTACTTTTTGAAAGTTAAATAAAATAGAGTGATACTGATAGCTTTTATAGTAACATTTATTGGTAGCTTTTAGAACTTTCTACCCTATGATAACAAACCTGATCTGAAGAACCTTATCATTTTATTCAGTTTAGGTATGTAAAGATGGTGTGGCTGTGATCAGGGTTATCAATAAATGATTGTCAGTGGGTATGATGGTGTAGAATTTTAATTGAATTATATGTGTGAATGCAGAGATGGCAGCTAAGAATCCAAAAAGAGGAATAAAATGGTTCTTAGAGCAAGCTGCTGCTGAGAAGGTTAATGAGAGAAAATCTGAATGTGGTCACGCCAGGTCAAAGAGGTTGAAAACAAGTGAGTATGGATTTTATGTTTTGTTAACTATTGGCATCTATAGATAATGAGGAAAGATAATTGATTGTGTGGAAATATGAAGAGCAGCAATATCTTGATGCCTCTTCTAGAAAACAGACTATGGTCTCGCATAAGCAACCACTCTCTTTAAGGTGATTATCTGACTCCGAATTTTTGTTTTCCCATTcagcatttgtttttgtttttcgtcACTATGAAGCAGAGTAGGTACTATTTGATTCATTTTTGCAACCATTCTCTCTAGAATCGTAGTTGTTCCTGCTTCTTTCATATTAGCATTTAAACAACTTAATTACGTAAAATAGGTGCATACTCATACTAATTAACTATCACGTTTGCAGTTTGATGTATATATTCTAAAAGCATAGAAAATATGCTCGACATGATCATTATATTAACAAAACATTAAATCTTTTCTAGATATATTTCAGGAATGTTGTAAGATGCATCTGAGAAAGCTTTTCAAATATAATGGCCATCTTGCTCAGACTTAGAAAAGTTTTTGTTTGTGTAATGTTGTTTCTTTATTTAACCTTACTATGGTTTTTATATTCAACCAGCTCAGGATTGTTTTTCTCTGTGTTCAAGTATATTTTTGTTCATGGAAATCCTATCACTTGCTCAGGCTTAGAAATGTTTTTGTTtgtgtaactttgtttctttattCAACCTTACTATGGTCTTTTTGTTATATTCTGCTGTACGACTCAAACAAGACGAGATTTAGAGAATGAATTGTTTGATATCTTATTCATCTCccagtggaggtatataaagaggattacaagaATATAATAGGTAAGGACAATATATTCTATACTAcgaaataattacaatatattccaTTCCTAATACTAAACCGTGACTCatgctaacactccccctcaagttggcgcatacacatcgaccatgcccaacttgcttagtgagtcataaaacgccttcctagaaactcctttggtaagtatatctgcaagttgctcttccatcggaacaaaaggaaagctaataattttggcatctagcttctcctttataaagtgacgatcaacttccacatgcttagtacgataatgttgtactggattctgtgatatgtcaatggctgccttgttgtcacaatacaactgcatagtacgtacttttgagtttgaaactcAGATCACGTaccagatttctcagccacagcaattcacacactccgtgagccatacctctatactcggcctcagcactagatcgtgccacaactttctgtttcttactcttccatgtaaccaaattacctcccacaaaggtaaagtaacctgatgttgacctcctgtctgtaatatttccatcccaatctgcatctgtaatgccacaaacctcaaggatgttgttgtgtctagaaaacaatactccccttcctggagctgacttaaggtactttaaaattctcataacagcatccatgtgactttcactcgggttatgcatgaactgactcaccacactcactgcatatgcaacatctggtctagtatgatccaactaaatcaagcgcccaactaacctctgatagcgagctcgatcagtaggtacctgatctggatactcagctaaacaatgattctgctcaataggagtatcaatgggtctgcaatccaacaaacctgtctctgttagcaagtcaagaacatacttcctctggcataggtagattccttctctccccctggctacctcaattcctaagaagtacttaagttcacccaagtccttcatctcgaactcagaggctagctgtctctgcagtctatccatctcaacagtatcattgccagtaattaccacactactacacaaaaggcttcacacgacggtttaaaactgtcgtctcacgttttgcatttccgtggtctatcgaggcgtcgtctgatgaaacgctgtcagacgacggttttcaaCCGTGGTATACCGATCATTGGGTCGATAGTTTGCAGCTAAATTCGTCGTCTGATAGACCGGCAGATCTGCCGACATGCTGTCGACAGAAATATgtcgtggtgtgacttctactcataccacagtttttaggattccagcgtggtgtgacttctactcataccacgGTTTGTAGGATTCTAGCGTtgtgtgacttctactcataccacggtttttatttttaagacgtTGTGTAAATTGTATACACACGACAGTTCTTCCAGCATAAAATGTGGTGTGATGACTTAAAAATTCAGTGCGTGCGCTTTCACACGACAAATATAACTCTAACCGTTGTCTTGTGACATTTGAGACGATGGTTTTTGCTTACTTGTTGTCTATGTGTGTATCCAACAATGATATCAGTAAGAACCGTCGTCTGaattgtagaaattttgtttgattccaCCCTATAAtcctcatcagacgacatatttttcattttaatttcctACTGTTGTTTGATTCGGTAATGGTAAGATTCAAATTAAGCTGAAACCAAAAATTGACCAAATAAACAGTAATTTTCTCATAATAAATAGCTATTACTAGCGAGGTACCCCGAGCAATGCTGCGGTTTTGTTTGCTTGCTAAATTTCACATTCAATCTTAAGAAACGTTGAACATTTACATACTCTGAAACGGAGCACATTTACATATGCTTAATAGAGTTTTGCATTTATACTTGAAAGAAGATAAGGAGCGAGCATTTTGTGAAGTCTGCAGATCTGCTCTTGGTTAATACCCTTAAAttcttcttcaaactcctctAGATATGCAGACTGCATAAAGGTACAAAATAGACAGCAATCTCGAGCCCACTATCCGTCTCTTCCTACCACATACAAAGGGAACAAAGATAACGTTACGTGCCATGGTGGGAAAtgtaaaacccaaaaaaaaaaaaagaaggaagattTCATATGTAAGTGTTTGCATTCTTATATAATTTAATGCTATTTgcttgaacaaaaacaaaacaatgaaagATAATATTGTTGTCAAGGTCTACCACCTCAAGAAAACTTGATACCAAGAACAAATGAGAAACAAAATTCACAGTTCAGAAAGGAATACCCCGAGCCATATCCTCTTCCTTTATATTTGTGTACACTTTCCTGCAAATAAATTTGTGACCATTGTTAGCAATATACACAATAAATGACTCATTTTCCAAACAAATCGATCAAACAATATCCAAATTTTAACAATGATATTGCATAAACAAGGTTAAAAAACTTCAAACTCATTTTGGTCTTCATTAAACGCAATTCCATAAGCTCTCATACTTCTAACAAATCCTATCTTGTAGAAATCAGGATATGCTGGCTCTAACTATAGGCATGCTAAATTATAAGGTGCACGGGACGATGGATCACATAAAAGAACTTTAGATAATGTTCACAAGCTTGAATCGAAAGTTTGAAACTGACCTTGGTTCAACAACCTGAGAGTGTAAACTTCCCAAGTAACTCAGATAGATATCTGCACAGAAAATTAATCACAACAATCAGTTATGCAAGAAACCAATGAAGCTCTCTTGTTTGACAAAAATCAACACTACTGCAACTAAGAAGCATCAGCAGTTCTTTGAAGGCATGAGCAGATGAAAAAGAGTCTAGCAATAGTGTCTAGCTGGTGAAGGTTGTATTAGATATTCACTACacgaaaaaaattaattatatattttcaaGAGAGCATATTTTCAGCAGCAAGCAAATCGATATTTATTTTTCCTATAATGGATATAGAGATTGGTATACTTATGAGCCACGGGAGATTTCTCATGTTAATGCTCAATAAACTAAAGCACTCAAAACATCTTTAGAAGGAAATGGAGCAATTGTAACAACCTTGAGTCATGCCAGAATGAACGTTTATCCAATTGAGGAATGACCAAGGTCGCATTCATAATGTGTGCCACAACCACCATGTCTGCAATCAAAAAATTTAAGAGCTGAGATATATGAATGTAACTAGACCAAAACGGATACAAAACTAAAAATGCAGAAGATAGGTGAAAACAGATGTAGAAGTATGGAACTTACAACAAACTATATATATTGCACAAGTATAGAAGAAAtcctaatttattttatttatttgatttgtgatacatattcatatgattcaCAATGTACAACAAAAATTAGTAGCCAAAGACAGGgataagagaagaaagaaaaatgcaaaaGAGTCAAAAACAGATCTATAAAATTAGATAGAAGAAAACTGTgcaaacaaaaggagttccaaACCTCAACAACATGACCATGGTTATTACACAAAAAGACAATGACCTACACCAAAATGCACCTGAGATGGCCTTTTTAAGTCTGAATCTGTGATGCATTTACAATATCCAACATTGAGAGACTGTAGTCTCGTCAAACCTGCACAATCATAACTCAAATGATTTAAGAACAAAATCAAGGTATATAGAAAAATTATGCAGCAGACTGTACACCTTAATTACGTCTGGAAACAAGATGAAACCATAACTGGCACTTGGAGAAGAATCTCACCCTTAAATGACTACAATTAACTACTGCTTATACCTGCACAACAAACAATTTTGTTAAATACAAACTTTGAAGCAACCAATTCCAAGACAAACTTGATGCACAGGTCTTTACATTTGCAGAAGGCCAAAATAACCAAAACACGATCCAAGGCTTAATACCAAAAGATGACAAGTATAGGATTTTGGGGTGCAATCTATCAAGAT
It encodes:
- the LOC121053080 gene encoding probable acyl-activating enzyme 21 codes for the protein MEGAIRCSTNYVPLSLISFLERSAIVYRDIPSIMYGDIVYTWRQTLERCTRLASALAQLGISRGDVNAFELAFFVWVPRWQLRIQKEE